Proteins from a single region of Aureibacter tunicatorum:
- a CDS encoding tail fiber protein — MKNLSLLLLLVVISFKSYSQQGFSFQGIARDNNGKALTDKNLQFTFSIHPTGGANVFTESKTIKTDGFGVFQHVIGSVKSTDFAKIDFENEYYLKVDVSENGGAVVTLTDSKLENVPYASYAHKAYFPAGMIIPYAGNVNTGALNIDGLVEPIPGWVLCDGKSFNSEKYKALKAALNDAWGENRLPDLRGQFLRGVDYGANVDSNSDKRTAKHAKGNTGDNVGTYQGDATRRPNAAFGTSTDGNHSHTMNLLRHHRSFEGNSDSDHPLKYNEGIGVTYHTSTTGNHTHTITTGGDAETRPKNASVNYLIKY, encoded by the coding sequence ATGAAAAACTTATCATTACTACTTTTGCTTGTTGTTATAAGCTTTAAATCTTATTCTCAGCAAGGGTTTAGTTTCCAAGGAATTGCAAGAGATAATAATGGGAAAGCCTTAACGGATAAAAATTTACAATTTACATTTTCTATTCATCCCACAGGGGGAGCTAATGTGTTTACAGAGAGCAAAACGATTAAAACAGATGGATTTGGTGTGTTTCAGCATGTCATAGGTTCTGTAAAATCCACTGATTTCGCTAAAATTGATTTTGAGAATGAATATTATCTTAAAGTCGATGTGAGTGAAAATGGAGGAGCTGTTGTTACGCTTACGGATTCAAAATTGGAAAATGTGCCTTATGCTTCTTATGCTCATAAAGCGTATTTTCCTGCTGGAATGATAATTCCTTATGCTGGTAACGTTAATACAGGTGCTTTGAATATTGATGGGCTTGTGGAGCCGATTCCAGGATGGGTGCTTTGTGATGGCAAGAGTTTTAACTCGGAAAAATATAAAGCATTGAAAGCGGCGCTAAATGATGCTTGGGGAGAAAATAGGTTGCCTGATTTAAGAGGCCAGTTTTTAAGAGGTGTTGACTATGGAGCAAATGTGGATTCAAATAGCGATAAAAGAACAGCTAAGCATGCTAAAGGTAACACTGGAGATAATGTTGGTACATATCAAGGGGACGCTACAAGAAGGCCTAATGCAGCCTTTGGAACTTCAACAGATGGAAATCATTCGCATACCATGAATCTTCTTCGCCATCATAGAAGTTTTGAGGGGAATAGTGATTCTGATCACCCTTTGAAGTATAACGAAGGAATTGGAGTTACATACCATACTAGTACTACAGGAAATCATACGCATACGATAACGACTGGAGGTGACGCTGAAACAAGACCGAAAAATGCATCGGTGAATTATTTGATCAAATACTAG
- the argC gene encoding N-acetyl-gamma-glutamyl-phosphate reductase has protein sequence MINIGIMGGAGYTAGELLRILLNHPLAIIKFVHSNSNAGKPISHIHQDLIGSTELAFTDEILGDIDVVFLCMGHGHSKKFLQENFLDSKVKVIDLSNEFRLKDDAQFLGNTFVYGLPEINREKIAQASHIANPGCFATAIELALMPLAQEQLLNSDIHVHGITGSTGAGQKPGATTHFSWRDSNVSMYKAFTHQHLDEINESLHQTSGRENGRIYFLPMRGNFTRGIFASAYIKCDKDEKWLIDLYHEFYKNHPFTWVSELDIHVKQVVNTNKALLHVHRHDDIVMITSAIDNLLKGASGQAVQNMNLMFGLEETTGLLFKGNLF, from the coding sequence ATGATCAATATTGGAATCATGGGAGGAGCTGGCTATACTGCCGGCGAGCTCCTTCGCATACTTTTAAACCATCCGCTTGCTATAATTAAATTTGTTCACAGCAACAGCAATGCAGGCAAACCGATAAGCCATATCCACCAAGACTTAATCGGATCAACTGAACTAGCTTTCACTGATGAAATCCTTGGGGACATAGATGTGGTTTTCCTTTGCATGGGACATGGCCATAGTAAAAAGTTTTTGCAAGAAAACTTTTTAGACAGCAAGGTAAAAGTCATTGATTTAAGCAATGAGTTCAGACTCAAAGACGATGCACAATTCCTTGGAAATACATTCGTATATGGATTGCCCGAAATCAACCGAGAAAAAATCGCTCAAGCCTCACATATTGCCAATCCCGGTTGCTTCGCTACAGCTATTGAATTAGCATTGATGCCTTTAGCTCAAGAACAGTTATTAAATTCGGACATCCACGTCCATGGTATTACCGGATCAACAGGAGCTGGGCAAAAACCTGGCGCTACTACGCATTTCAGCTGGAGAGATTCAAATGTTTCCATGTACAAAGCATTCACTCATCAACACCTTGACGAGATCAATGAATCCCTTCATCAAACATCAGGGAGAGAAAATGGACGCATCTACTTCCTTCCAATGAGAGGAAATTTCACTAGGGGAATATTCGCTAGCGCTTATATCAAATGCGACAAAGATGAAAAGTGGCTAATTGACCTTTATCATGAATTTTACAAGAATCATCCGTTCACTTGGGTTTCCGAACTTGATATTCATGTTAAGCAAGTTGTCAACACAAACAAGGCGCTCTTGCATGTCCATAGACATGATGATATCGTAATGATAACATCAGCCATCGACAACCTACTCAAGGGAGCTTCCGGCCAAGCTGTTCAAAACATGAACCTCATGTTTGGACTTGAGGAAACAACTGGACTTTTATTCAAAGGGAATCTTTTTTAG
- a CDS encoding NAD(P)/FAD-dependent oxidoreductase codes for MSKVKDIVIVGGGAAGFFAASILSESLVGLKITILEKTSKVLSKVKVSGGGRCNVTNSKNSIGDFSKAYPRGKNQMKKMLKHFSNQDMVDWLEGKGVSMKVEEDGRIFPFSNSSQSIIDCFTTVCEDNDVELLTGMKVENIKQDEEVGFVLSTNKGDIGAKHVLVATGGFPSLGGYDFLADLDLNMIEPIPSLFTFNIPKSPLKFLQGLSVENARVKVLGTKLEEEGAVLVTHWGLSGPGILKLSAYGAKSLSERDYRFGIHINWLGNKSEDELRNELIDYKSNYPSRKVSKYQLFGLPKRLWDNLLSQSEISEGKIWSEVSKKSFNKLVENIYRMELAVDGKTTFKEEFVTCGGVDMGEIDVNTMQSKKYAGLYFAGEILNVDGITGGYNFQNAWSGAFIAAKNIIKENNDAE; via the coding sequence ATGAGTAAAGTTAAAGATATTGTAATTGTTGGAGGAGGTGCCGCCGGTTTTTTCGCTGCTAGTATTTTGTCCGAATCTCTAGTAGGATTGAAAATCACAATTCTGGAAAAAACATCCAAAGTCCTCTCCAAAGTAAAGGTGTCTGGTGGAGGCAGGTGCAATGTTACCAATTCCAAAAATAGCATTGGCGATTTTTCTAAAGCTTATCCGAGAGGCAAGAATCAGATGAAGAAAATGCTTAAGCATTTTTCAAATCAAGATATGGTAGATTGGCTTGAGGGAAAGGGTGTAAGTATGAAAGTGGAAGAGGATGGAAGAATTTTTCCTTTTTCAAATTCCTCGCAGAGCATTATTGATTGTTTTACCACAGTTTGCGAAGACAATGATGTCGAGTTATTGACTGGAATGAAAGTGGAAAACATAAAACAAGATGAAGAAGTTGGTTTTGTGTTGAGCACGAATAAAGGAGATATTGGGGCCAAGCATGTTTTGGTCGCAACAGGCGGATTCCCGAGTTTGGGGGGCTATGATTTTCTTGCTGATTTGGATTTGAATATGATCGAGCCTATTCCGTCATTGTTTACATTTAATATACCAAAATCTCCGTTGAAATTTTTGCAAGGTTTGTCAGTTGAAAATGCAAGAGTGAAAGTGCTTGGGACAAAGCTTGAGGAAGAGGGTGCCGTGTTGGTAACGCATTGGGGTTTGAGCGGTCCGGGAATTTTGAAATTATCCGCATATGGAGCGAAGAGTTTGTCTGAGCGAGATTATCGTTTTGGTATACATATTAATTGGTTGGGGAATAAAAGCGAGGATGAACTAAGAAATGAGTTGATCGATTATAAATCCAATTATCCTTCAAGGAAAGTGTCTAAATACCAATTATTTGGGCTTCCGAAGAGATTGTGGGATAATTTGTTGAGTCAATCGGAAATAAGCGAGGGTAAAATATGGTCGGAAGTCAGCAAGAAATCCTTTAATAAGCTGGTGGAGAATATTTATCGAATGGAGCTTGCAGTGGATGGCAAGACGACCTTTAAGGAAGAGTTTGTGACTTGCGGGGGAGTGGATATGGGTGAAATTGATGTGAATACCATGCAGTCGAAAAAGTATGCGGGGCTTTATTTCGCCGGGGAGATATTGAATGTGGATGGAATTACTGGTGGCTACAATTTTCAAAATGCATGGTCAGGAGCTTTTATAGCCGCAAAGAATATTATAAAAGAAAATAATGATGCAGAATAG
- a CDS encoding argininosuccinate synthase — MKKKVVLAYSGGLDTSYCVKYLQDQNLDVYSAIVNTGGFDKEELQDIELKAYEMGVVKHKTLDVVEQFYQKCVKYLIFGNILKNNTYPLSVSAERIFQAIAIVKYAKSMNADYIAHGSTGAGNDQVRFDLVFNILAPEIEILTPIRDQQLSRQQEIEFLAKHGIEKDWKKAQYSINKGLWGTSVGGAETLTSNKTLPNSAYPSQLKSSDSKVIKLEFTNGQISGIDNVEYNNPVNAIIDLEKIASEYAIGRDIHVGDTIIGIKGRVGFEAAAPIILIKAHHLLEKHTLAKWQQHWKQQLGDWYGMLLHEGQYLDPVMRDIEAFLESTQKTVSGTVEIKLSPYQFELIGIDSPHDLMSSKFGEYGEMNSAWSGEDVKGFTKILANQTKIFHAVNQIDIEL, encoded by the coding sequence ATGAAGAAAAAAGTCGTATTAGCATATAGCGGAGGTTTGGATACCTCTTACTGCGTAAAGTATTTGCAAGATCAAAACCTTGATGTTTATTCTGCCATCGTCAATACTGGAGGTTTTGACAAAGAAGAATTGCAAGACATCGAATTAAAAGCCTATGAAATGGGCGTTGTTAAGCATAAAACGCTTGATGTCGTTGAGCAATTCTATCAGAAATGCGTAAAATACTTGATTTTTGGCAACATTCTTAAAAACAACACTTATCCGCTTTCGGTAAGCGCGGAAAGAATTTTTCAAGCTATAGCAATTGTCAAATATGCGAAAAGCATGAATGCGGACTACATAGCTCACGGAAGTACCGGAGCTGGAAACGATCAGGTTCGATTCGACCTAGTGTTCAATATTCTAGCGCCGGAAATAGAAATCTTGACTCCTATCCGAGACCAACAACTTTCAAGACAACAAGAAATCGAATTCCTTGCGAAACATGGCATTGAAAAAGACTGGAAAAAGGCCCAATATTCCATCAACAAGGGACTTTGGGGAACAAGCGTAGGTGGAGCTGAAACATTAACTTCCAACAAAACCTTGCCAAACTCAGCTTATCCAAGCCAATTAAAGTCTTCCGACAGCAAAGTAATTAAACTAGAATTCACTAACGGACAAATTTCAGGCATTGACAATGTCGAATACAACAATCCCGTGAATGCAATCATTGACTTGGAAAAAATAGCATCTGAATATGCTATTGGAAGAGATATCCATGTCGGAGACACGATTATTGGCATCAAAGGACGTGTTGGTTTTGAAGCTGCCGCTCCAATTATTTTAATCAAAGCTCATCATCTTTTAGAAAAGCACACCTTAGCCAAATGGCAACAACATTGGAAGCAACAATTAGGAGACTGGTATGGAATGTTACTGCACGAAGGGCAATATTTGGATCCAGTGATGAGAGATATCGAGGCATTTTTAGAAAGCACTCAAAAGACAGTTAGCGGAACTGTTGAAATCAAGTTAAGTCCATATCAATTCGAATTAATAGGCATTGATTCTCCTCATGACTTGATGAGCTCCAAGTTTGGAGAATATGGAGAAATGAACAGCGCTTGGAGCGGAGAAGATGTGAAAGGCTTCACAAAAATCCTCGCAAATCAAACAAAAATTTTCCACGCTGTTAATCAGATAGACATTGAGCTATAA
- a CDS encoding GNAT family N-acetyltransferase codes for MKIDVMVANVLHIGHAQTICDLIESSAKQRGTGIAKRKPEYVIEKMMEGKAVIAIDTTNDMVAGFCYIECWENEKYVANSGLIVNPDYRGLGLAKAIKKRIFDLSAQKFPAATIFGITTSPAVMKINFELGYRPATFAEITKDEKFWKGCHSCPNYDILQRTQNKNCLCTGMIYSPKANISATKKDIKTEVLI; via the coding sequence ATGAAAATTGATGTCATGGTGGCGAATGTCCTTCATATTGGACACGCACAGACTATTTGTGATTTGATAGAATCATCCGCTAAGCAGCGCGGCACAGGTATCGCTAAAAGAAAACCTGAATATGTGATAGAAAAAATGATGGAAGGCAAAGCTGTCATAGCTATTGACACTACCAATGACATGGTAGCTGGCTTTTGCTATATCGAATGCTGGGAAAACGAAAAATACGTTGCCAATTCCGGCTTGATAGTCAACCCAGACTATAGAGGTCTAGGCCTTGCCAAAGCAATCAAAAAGAGAATCTTCGACCTTTCGGCTCAAAAATTCCCCGCGGCGACGATTTTCGGAATCACAACCAGCCCCGCAGTGATGAAAATCAATTTCGAATTAGGTTACAGACCAGCGACATTCGCAGAAATCACTAAAGATGAAAAGTTCTGGAAAGGCTGTCATAGTTGTCCAAACTACGACATTCTCCAAAGAACTCAAAACAAAAACTGTCTTTGTACGGGCATGATATATAGTCCAAAAGCAAACATTTCTGCGACCAAAAAAGATATTAAAACCGAAGTCCTTATCTGA